One genomic region from Paramicrobacterium agarici encodes:
- the rplQ gene encoding 50S ribosomal protein L17: MPKPTKGPRLGGGAAHERLLLANLSAALFTHKRITTTETKAKRLRPFAERLVTFAKRGDLHSRRRVLSTIGDKTVVHELFTQIAPLVAEREGGYTRITKIGNRKGDNAPMAVIELVLEPVTPKAKAAKKADAPKAEEPVEETEVEETPAEETTEAPAEDAAADDKAESEDDAK, from the coding sequence ATGCCTAAGCCCACCAAGGGACCCCGCCTCGGAGGCGGAGCGGCGCACGAGCGCCTTCTGCTCGCCAACCTTTCCGCGGCGCTGTTCACGCACAAGCGCATCACCACGACCGAGACCAAGGCGAAGCGGCTGCGCCCGTTCGCTGAGCGCCTCGTCACGTTCGCCAAGCGCGGCGACCTGCACTCGCGTCGGCGCGTGCTGTCGACCATCGGCGACAAGACGGTCGTGCACGAGCTGTTCACGCAGATCGCGCCGCTCGTTGCTGAGCGTGAGGGTGGCTACACCCGCATTACGAAGATCGGCAACCGCAAGGGCGACAACGCTCCCATGGCCGTGATCGAGCTCGTTCTCGAGCCCGTGACGCCCAAGGCGAAGGCGGCCAAGAAGGCTGACGCGCCGAAGGCTGAAGAGCCAGTCGAGGAGACTGAGGTCGAGGAAACTCCCGCTGAGGAGACCACCGAGGCTCCAGCCGAGGACGCAGCTGCTGACGACAAGGCCGAGTCTGAGGACGACGCCAAGTAA
- a CDS encoding DNA-directed RNA polymerase subunit alpha, with translation MLIAQRPSLTEENISEFRSRFVIEPLEPGFGYTLGNSLRRTLLSSIPGAAVTSVRIDGVLHEFSTIPGVKEDVTEVILNVKGLVVSSEHDEPITAYLRKTGSGQVTAADISAPAGVEVHNPELVIATLNEEAKFELELTIERGRGYVSATQNRNEFSEAGQIPVDSIYSPVLKVTYRVEATRAGERTDFDRLVVDVETKQAITPRDAIASAGSTLVELFGLAKELNNQAEGIELGAAPAETVLSSELSVPIEDLDLSVRSYNCLKREGINTVSELVALSETQLMNIRNFGQKSVDEVRDKLVEMGLSLKDSVPGFDGAHFYSGYEDENN, from the coding sequence GTGCTTATTGCACAGCGTCCATCGCTCACCGAGGAGAACATCTCGGAGTTCCGCAGCCGTTTCGTCATCGAACCGCTCGAGCCCGGCTTCGGTTACACGCTCGGAAACTCGCTTCGCCGCACGCTTCTGTCGTCGATTCCCGGAGCCGCTGTCACCAGCGTCCGCATCGACGGCGTGCTGCACGAGTTCAGCACCATTCCCGGAGTGAAGGAAGACGTCACCGAGGTCATCCTCAACGTCAAGGGACTCGTCGTCTCGAGCGAGCACGACGAGCCGATCACCGCGTACCTGCGCAAGACCGGCTCCGGTCAGGTCACGGCAGCTGACATCTCGGCGCCCGCCGGTGTCGAGGTGCACAACCCCGAGCTCGTGATCGCCACGCTGAACGAAGAGGCGAAGTTCGAGCTCGAGCTCACGATCGAGCGCGGCCGCGGCTACGTCTCGGCCACGCAGAACCGCAACGAGTTCTCCGAGGCCGGCCAGATTCCGGTCGACTCGATCTACTCGCCCGTTCTCAAGGTCACCTACCGCGTCGAGGCGACGCGTGCCGGTGAGCGCACCGACTTCGACCGCCTCGTCGTCGACGTCGAGACCAAGCAGGCCATCACGCCGCGCGACGCCATCGCTTCCGCCGGAAGCACTCTCGTCGAGCTGTTCGGCCTCGCGAAGGAGCTCAACAACCAGGCCGAGGGCATCGAGCTGGGTGCTGCTCCCGCCGAGACCGTGCTCTCGAGCGAGCTGTCGGTGCCGATCGAAGACCTCGACCTGTCGGTGCGTTCGTACAACTGCCTCAAGCGCGAGGGAATCAACACGGTTTCCGAGCTTGTCGCCCTCAGCGAGACGCAGCTCATGAACATCCGCAACTTCGGCCAGAAGTCGGTGGACGAGGTTCGTGACAAGCTCGTCGAGATGGGGCTGTCGCTCAAGGACTCGGTTCCCGGGTTCGACGGCGCGCACTTCTACTCGGGCTACGAAGACGAGAACAACTGA
- the rpsK gene encoding 30S ribosomal protein S11, whose product MAAPKSAVRKPRRKEKKNVVQGQAHIKSTFNNTIVSITDASGAVISWASSGGVGFKGSRKSTPFAAQMAAEAAARQAQEHGMKKVDVFVKGPGSGRETAIRSLQAAGLEVGSISDVTPQAHNGCRPPKRRRV is encoded by the coding sequence ATGGCAGCACCCAAGTCGGCCGTCCGCAAGCCGCGTAGAAAAGAAAAGAAGAACGTCGTTCAGGGCCAGGCCCACATCAAGTCGACGTTCAACAATACGATCGTGTCGATCACCGACGCCTCAGGCGCTGTGATCAGCTGGGCCTCGTCAGGTGGCGTCGGCTTCAAGGGTTCGCGCAAGTCGACCCCGTTCGCCGCTCAGATGGCCGCTGAGGCCGCCGCGCGTCAGGCGCAGGAGCATGGCATGAAGAAGGTCGACGTCTTCGTCAAGGGACCGGGCTCCGGTCGCGAGACCGCGATCCGTTCGCTGCAGGCCGCTGGCCTCGAGGTCGGTTCGATCTCGGACGTCACGCCGCAGGCACACAACGGATGCCGTCCGCCGAAGCGCCGCCGCGTCTAA
- the rpsM gene encoding 30S ribosomal protein S13, with protein sequence MARLAGVDIPRDKRVEVALTYIYGVGRTRALKALADTEIDGNIRVKDLTDDQLVALRDYIEGNFQVEGDLRREVAADIRRKVEIGSYQGIRHRRGLPVHGQRTKTNARTRKGPKRTVAGKKKAR encoded by the coding sequence ATGGCACGTCTCGCCGGCGTAGACATTCCCCGCGACAAGCGCGTGGAAGTCGCACTGACGTACATCTATGGTGTCGGCCGTACCCGGGCGCTCAAGGCCCTCGCCGACACTGAAATCGACGGAAACATCCGCGTCAAGGACCTTACCGACGACCAGCTGGTCGCCCTTCGTGACTACATCGAGGGCAACTTCCAGGTCGAGGGTGATCTTCGCCGTGAGGTTGCCGCTGACATCCGCCGCAAGGTCGAGATCGGTTCTTACCAGGGCATCCGCCACCGTCGCGGGCTGCCGGTTCACGGCCAGCGCACCAAGACCAACGCGCGCACCCGCAAGGGCCCGAAGCGCACCGTCGCCGGCAAGAAGAAGGCTCGCTAG
- the rpmJ gene encoding 50S ribosomal protein L36, whose product MKVHPSVKKVCDHCKVIRRHGRVMVICKSNPRHKQRQG is encoded by the coding sequence ATGAAGGTCCACCCCAGCGTCAAGAAGGTCTGCGATCACTGCAAGGTGATCCGTCGTCACGGACGCGTCATGGTGATCTGCAAGAGCAACCCGCGCCACAAGCAGCGCCAGGGCTAG
- the infA gene encoding translation initiation factor IF-1, with protein sequence MAKKDGVIEIEGSVIEALPNAMFRVELTNGHKVLAHISGKMRQHYIRILPEDRVIVELTPYDLTRGRIVYRYK encoded by the coding sequence ATGGCCAAAAAAGACGGTGTCATCGAGATCGAAGGATCTGTGATCGAGGCTCTGCCCAACGCGATGTTCCGCGTTGAGCTGACGAACGGTCACAAGGTGCTTGCCCACATTTCGGGCAAGATGCGCCAGCACTACATCCGCATCCTCCCCGAGGACCGCGTGATTGTGGAGCTGACTCCTTACGACCTGACCCGCGGCCGGATCGTCTACCGCTACAAGTAA
- a CDS encoding mannitol-1-phosphate 5-dehydrogenase has product MKAVHFGAGNIGRGFIGLLLHDAGYDVVFSDVNPELIAALQAASSYTVHEVGEGGVDRTVTGFNAVNSAEDEERLVAELSTADIITTAVGPNVLRFIAPAIARGLAARSADRAPVAVMACENAIGATDTLRTHIEENAGAEWNRLAERAIFANTAVDRIVPAQSADAGIDVTVEAFHEWVVERGPFGGAEPTLPGAHFVDDLAPYIERKLYTVNTGHATIAYFGFLAGHEKIADAAADPTVSGKVRSALEETSAYLVAVHGLDADEQSAYRETILSRFANEHLPDTVQRVGREPLRKLGRHERFIGPAAAIAERGNTPDALVDAIGAALQFHVADDAQSQEMAELLETLEPSEFVAQVMGLDPQHPLFDRVCREVAAVTRTPR; this is encoded by the coding sequence ATGAAGGCGGTTCACTTCGGAGCGGGCAACATCGGTCGCGGCTTCATCGGGCTCCTGCTGCACGATGCGGGGTACGACGTTGTCTTCTCCGATGTGAACCCCGAACTCATCGCCGCGCTGCAGGCTGCGTCCAGCTATACGGTTCACGAGGTCGGCGAGGGCGGCGTCGACAGAACGGTCACCGGATTCAACGCCGTGAACTCGGCCGAAGACGAGGAGCGACTTGTCGCGGAGCTCTCGACGGCCGACATCATCACGACGGCCGTCGGACCGAACGTGCTGCGGTTCATCGCGCCGGCGATCGCGCGAGGTCTCGCAGCTCGGTCTGCCGACAGGGCGCCCGTCGCGGTCATGGCGTGCGAGAACGCCATTGGCGCGACAGACACGCTGCGCACGCACATCGAAGAGAACGCGGGAGCGGAGTGGAACCGGCTCGCCGAGCGCGCGATCTTCGCCAATACGGCCGTCGACCGCATTGTCCCGGCACAATCGGCAGACGCCGGCATCGACGTCACGGTCGAGGCATTCCACGAGTGGGTCGTCGAGCGCGGGCCCTTCGGCGGGGCGGAGCCGACGCTTCCGGGGGCGCACTTCGTCGACGATCTTGCGCCCTACATCGAACGCAAGCTCTACACCGTGAACACCGGGCATGCGACAATCGCCTACTTCGGGTTTCTGGCCGGCCACGAGAAGATCGCGGATGCTGCCGCCGATCCGACCGTCTCGGGCAAGGTGCGCAGCGCGCTCGAAGAGACATCGGCGTATCTCGTAGCCGTGCACGGGCTCGACGCTGACGAGCAGTCCGCGTACCGGGAGACGATTCTCTCGCGCTTTGCCAACGAGCACCTTCCAGACACCGTGCAGCGCGTGGGCCGCGAACCCCTGCGCAAACTCGGTCGCCACGAGCGCTTCATCGGTCCTGCCGCCGCGATCGCCGAACGCGGAAACACCCCTGACGCTCTCGTCGACGCCATCGGGGCCGCGCTGCAGTTTCACGTCGCCGACGACGCGCAGAGCCAGGAGATGGCCGAACTGCTCGAGACGCTCGAGCCGTCGGAGTTCGTGGCACAGGTGATGGGCCTTGACCCGCAGCATCCGCTCTTCGACCGTGTCTGCCGAGAGGTGGCGGCCGTGACGCGCACGCCGCGCTGA
- a CDS encoding PTS sugar transporter subunit IIA, giving the protein MSSDILTVRNIVASGSATTRDEAIAEAGRVLVDAGAVTQRYVDAMREREETVSTYMGNYLAIPHGTNEAKDEIKASALSFIRYENPIDWDGEEVRFVVGIAGVENEHLEILSKIAIVFSEEDQVQQLIDADDADALYAVLEEVNDQ; this is encoded by the coding sequence ATGAGCAGCGACATTCTCACAGTCCGCAACATCGTGGCGTCGGGGAGCGCCACCACGCGCGACGAGGCGATCGCCGAGGCGGGCCGCGTGCTCGTGGACGCAGGCGCCGTGACGCAGCGTTACGTTGACGCCATGCGCGAACGGGAGGAGACCGTCTCGACCTACATGGGCAACTATTTGGCGATTCCGCACGGCACGAACGAGGCGAAGGACGAGATCAAGGCCTCTGCGCTCTCGTTCATCCGCTATGAGAACCCCATCGACTGGGACGGCGAGGAAGTGCGCTTCGTCGTCGGCATCGCCGGGGTCGAAAACGAGCACCTGGAGATTCTGTCGAAGATCGCCATCGTCTTCTCTGAAGAAGACCAGGTGCAGCAGCTTATCGACGCCGACGACGCCGATGCACTGTACGCGGTGCTCGAGGAGGTCAACGACCAATGA
- a CDS encoding PTS mannitol transporter subunit IICB produces the protein MTTTSNDTAKKGGVRVRVQRFGTFLSGMVMPNIGAFIAWGLITAFFIETGWTPVPALGGFPDAEGNEYLGLVGPMITYMLPLLLAYTGGKMVYDVRGGVVGVIATMGVIVGSDIPMFIGAMIMGPLAAWLMKKVDAIWDGKIKAGFEMLVNNFSAGILGGLLALAGFYGIAPVVSWLSGVLEGAVNWLVGLHLLPLASIFVEPGKVLFLNNAINHGVFTPLGTEQVLETGKSILFLIEANPGPGVGILLAFMFFGVGMSKASAPGAAIIQFFGGIHEIYFPYVLMKPMIIIAAIAGGMTGVAINAAFQTGLRAPASPGSIIAVLIQTAPDSYVGVILSVIGAAAVSFIISAVILRASRKRDLENENAGDLSDAIAKTEANKGKKSTVLGTMGGATDAAAAGDSGTATITGPISNIVFACDAGMGSSAMGASVLRNKLKKAGVSDVKVTNQAIANLTGDADLIVTQNELTDRAKQKSPNSIHVSVDNFMNSPKYDEVVQRVTESNAAEGSEGDNQ, from the coding sequence ATGACGACGACGTCCAACGACACAGCCAAGAAGGGAGGAGTGCGCGTCCGCGTACAGCGGTTCGGCACCTTCCTCTCGGGCATGGTCATGCCCAACATCGGCGCGTTCATTGCGTGGGGTCTCATCACGGCGTTCTTCATCGAGACGGGATGGACTCCTGTGCCGGCCCTCGGCGGGTTCCCCGATGCCGAGGGCAACGAGTACCTCGGCCTGGTCGGACCAATGATCACGTACATGCTGCCGCTGCTGCTCGCGTACACCGGAGGCAAGATGGTGTACGACGTTCGCGGAGGCGTCGTCGGTGTCATCGCGACCATGGGCGTCATCGTCGGCAGCGACATTCCGATGTTCATCGGCGCCATGATCATGGGTCCGCTCGCGGCGTGGCTCATGAAGAAGGTCGACGCGATCTGGGACGGCAAGATCAAGGCCGGCTTCGAGATGCTCGTCAACAACTTCTCTGCGGGCATTCTGGGCGGCCTGCTCGCGCTCGCCGGGTTCTACGGAATCGCGCCGGTCGTGAGCTGGCTCAGCGGTGTTCTCGAGGGAGCCGTGAACTGGCTCGTCGGTCTGCACCTACTGCCGCTCGCGAGCATCTTCGTCGAGCCGGGCAAGGTTCTGTTTCTCAACAACGCCATCAACCACGGTGTCTTCACGCCGCTCGGCACCGAGCAGGTTCTCGAGACCGGCAAGTCGATCCTCTTCCTCATCGAGGCGAACCCGGGCCCAGGCGTCGGTATCCTTCTCGCATTCATGTTCTTCGGCGTCGGCATGTCGAAGGCCAGCGCACCGGGCGCAGCGATCATTCAGTTCTTCGGCGGAATCCACGAGATCTACTTTCCGTACGTGCTCATGAAGCCCATGATCATCATCGCGGCGATCGCGGGTGGCATGACGGGCGTGGCGATCAACGCGGCGTTCCAGACGGGGCTTCGCGCACCGGCATCCCCCGGCAGTATCATCGCGGTGCTCATTCAGACGGCGCCCGACAGCTATGTCGGCGTGATTCTCTCGGTGATCGGTGCCGCAGCGGTCTCGTTCATCATCTCGGCGGTGATTCTTCGGGCGTCGCGCAAACGCGACCTCGAGAACGAGAATGCCGGTGACCTCAGCGATGCGATCGCCAAGACCGAGGCGAACAAGGGCAAGAAGTCGACCGTGCTCGGCACGATGGGCGGTGCAACGGATGCTGCCGCAGCGGGCGACTCCGGCACGGCCACGATCACCGGCCCGATTAGCAACATCGTGTTCGCGTGCGATGCGGGAATGGGATCCAGCGCCATGGGAGCATCCGTTCTGCGCAACAAGCTCAAGAAGGCCGGCGTCAGCGACGTGAAAGTGACCAACCAGGCGATTGCAAACCTCACGGGTGACGCCGACCTCATCGTCACGCAAAATGAATTGACCGACCGGGCGAAGCAGAAATCGCCGAACTCGATTCACGTATCTGTCGACAACTTCATGAACAGCCCGAAGTACGACGAGGTCGTGCAGCGGGTGACCGAAAGCAACGCAGCCGAAGGCTCTGAGGGGGACAATCAATGA
- the ptsP gene encoding phosphoenolpyruvate--protein phosphotransferase has protein sequence MEFTGTGIGQGVAVGPTVRMPEPLPEPDDVPSTRSAAEEAERASASMSAVARDLQQRGETAGGTAGDVLEAQAMMAEDPSLSELVTQATGSGKTAERAVFEAFASFRDQLAAMGGYLGERAADLDDVSQRVIAHLRGVAAPGVPQPDEPFVLVARDLAPADTALLDLDKVLALVTSDGGPTSHTAILAREKSIVAIVGTADALTIGDGTQVVVDAAAGTVTTDPSAEAIADAEARIAQRREAASAPLTPGALADGTPVPLLANLGSGDAAASAVELGAEGVGLFRTEFLFLDAGSTAPSVEEQTQHYVRVLEAFAGKKVTVRVLDAGADKPLPFLNDAPEENPALGLRGLRALRASENILRDQLTALAAADAQTDADLWVMAPMVSTLEETEYFVTRAHEFGLKTAGIMVEVPSIALLAKPALAASDFASIGTNDLTQYTLAADRLLGTVASFQDPWHPAVLRLISEVGQAGAESGKPVGICGEAAADPLLAVVLVGLGATTLSMSPSALADVRLSLARFDSNAAQRLASIALDAHDAASARSAVTDAAPSLQKE, from the coding sequence ATGGAGTTCACCGGAACAGGAATCGGTCAAGGAGTCGCCGTCGGGCCGACGGTGCGCATGCCCGAGCCCCTGCCAGAGCCGGACGACGTGCCCAGCACGCGCAGCGCCGCCGAGGAGGCCGAGCGCGCAAGCGCGTCGATGTCCGCCGTGGCGCGCGATCTGCAGCAGCGGGGCGAGACCGCTGGCGGAACGGCCGGCGACGTGCTCGAGGCGCAGGCGATGATGGCCGAGGACCCGTCTCTCTCGGAGCTCGTCACGCAGGCGACAGGGTCGGGTAAGACGGCCGAGCGCGCGGTCTTTGAGGCGTTTGCATCGTTCCGCGACCAGCTCGCCGCCATGGGGGGCTACCTCGGTGAGCGCGCGGCCGATCTCGACGACGTCTCGCAGCGGGTCATCGCGCACCTGCGCGGGGTTGCGGCCCCCGGCGTTCCGCAGCCCGATGAGCCGTTCGTGCTCGTCGCCCGTGACCTCGCGCCCGCCGATACCGCGCTGCTCGACCTCGACAAGGTGCTCGCGCTCGTGACGAGCGACGGTGGCCCGACTTCGCACACCGCGATCCTCGCCCGTGAGAAGTCGATCGTCGCGATCGTCGGCACGGCAGACGCACTCACGATCGGTGATGGTACGCAGGTGGTGGTGGATGCTGCAGCGGGCACCGTCACGACGGATCCGTCCGCCGAGGCCATCGCCGACGCCGAGGCCCGCATCGCGCAGCGTCGCGAAGCGGCATCCGCCCCTCTGACGCCTGGTGCCCTGGCCGATGGCACGCCCGTTCCGCTGTTGGCAAACCTCGGGTCGGGGGATGCCGCGGCCAGCGCCGTCGAACTCGGTGCTGAGGGCGTTGGGCTGTTCCGCACCGAGTTTCTGTTTCTCGACGCGGGCTCGACGGCCCCGAGCGTGGAGGAGCAGACGCAGCATTACGTTCGCGTTCTCGAGGCGTTCGCCGGCAAGAAGGTTACGGTTCGTGTTCTCGACGCCGGCGCAGACAAGCCCCTGCCGTTTCTCAACGATGCGCCAGAAGAGAACCCGGCGCTGGGTCTCCGCGGACTTCGCGCCCTGCGCGCGAGCGAGAACATTCTGCGCGATCAGCTGACCGCGCTCGCCGCCGCCGACGCGCAGACCGACGCCGACCTGTGGGTCATGGCCCCGATGGTGTCGACTCTCGAAGAGACCGAGTACTTCGTGACGCGCGCCCACGAGTTCGGGCTCAAGACCGCGGGCATCATGGTCGAGGTTCCGTCGATCGCTCTGCTCGCGAAGCCGGCCCTCGCGGCCAGCGATTTCGCGTCGATCGGCACCAACGACCTGACGCAGTACACGCTCGCAGCCGACCGGCTGCTCGGAACCGTCGCGTCGTTTCAAGACCCGTGGCACCCCGCGGTGCTCCGGCTCATCAGCGAAGTCGGCCAGGCGGGCGCCGAATCGGGCAAGCCCGTGGGCATCTGCGGCGAAGCGGCGGCCGACCCTCTGCTCGCCGTCGTGCTCGTCGGACTCGGCGCGACAACCCTCTCGATGTCACCGTCGGCGCTTGCCGACGTTCGACTGTCGCTCGCGCGGTTTGACAGCAACGCCGCGCAGCGACTCGCCAGCATCGCGCTCGACGCTCACGATGCGGCCTCAGCCAGAAGCGCTGTGACTGACGCGGCGCCTTCCCTACAGAAAGAGTGA
- a CDS encoding HPr family phosphocarrier protein, translating to MVERNIRIGSSHGLHARPAKLFTQAAASSGATVTVRKGDKSVNAASILGVISLGVDHGDEVTLTVEGDDAERIIGELEELLVTDQDEA from the coding sequence ATGGTGGAACGGAACATCAGGATCGGATCGTCGCATGGGCTGCACGCTCGTCCGGCCAAGCTCTTCACACAGGCCGCGGCATCGAGCGGCGCGACCGTCACCGTCCGCAAGGGCGACAAGTCGGTCAACGCCGCGAGCATCCTCGGAGTCATCTCGCTTGGCGTCGACCACGGTGACGAGGTCACGCTCACGGTCGAGGGCGACGACGCGGAACGCATTATCGGCGAGCTCGAGGAGCTGCTCGTCACCGATCAAGACGAGGCCTGA
- a CDS encoding BglG family transcription antiterminator has product MSADRHSQLLEQLVRSSGWQTAGELADALGVSARSIRTYIARVKSKAGSLPVIESGPEGYRLNRDAYAAYLATGDGSGADGTPRERLHRLVRLLIDDAEGLDVFETASALFISDSTLETDLSRLRALLTDTRLTLKRTGSRVTLHGSELARRRLLSRLFRDETTHGMAQLDAIQREFESESLGSFKTDLIDALQSSGYYINDYGMDNVLLHIAIAADRAGKGTPVETEGRATGADTELRGIVRDLARTHFAEPLGESDIGYIAYLLSTRAVAPRPDADTVAPSEYFTPDEFATVRAIAERAGDEYLVDLTDVDFLTRLTVHVSNLLERAEDQTYSRNPLTKSIKTAYPMIYELAVFIASGLHDARGIDVNDDEIAYIAMHIGAHLQQQTRRDDAATCIVVCPNYYDLQAMLADRVVQALGDALTVTRVVTRTDVPWDHLDADLVLTTIEPPVPAENIVRIQPFLSPADVDRVRVALSRVRRQVRRAAIRDQLLRYLDERLFLRDVDVEGEEAMIRLLGERMLQLDVIDERYIDAAIERERMSSTAFTDTLAVPHAMEMTASRTSIAIAVNERSMPWGDGRVNVVALIAFSADGRAQFQEVFDQFVEVFSERDDVASIIRGGRTFGSFIDELVRTMDS; this is encoded by the coding sequence GTGAGCGCCGATCGACACAGTCAGCTGCTTGAGCAGCTCGTGCGCTCGAGTGGGTGGCAGACGGCGGGAGAGCTCGCCGATGCGCTCGGCGTCTCTGCACGCAGCATCCGCACCTATATCGCACGGGTCAAGTCGAAGGCCGGTTCCCTGCCCGTGATTGAGTCCGGGCCTGAAGGGTACCGTCTAAATCGTGACGCCTATGCGGCGTATCTCGCGACGGGTGACGGCTCCGGAGCCGACGGAACCCCGCGAGAGCGGCTGCACCGCCTCGTGCGACTGCTCATCGACGATGCCGAGGGTCTCGACGTGTTCGAGACGGCGAGCGCGCTGTTCATCAGCGATTCCACGCTCGAAACCGATCTGTCGCGGCTGCGCGCCCTGCTCACCGACACGAGACTGACGCTCAAGCGCACGGGCAGCCGAGTCACGCTGCACGGCTCGGAGCTGGCCAGACGGCGTCTGCTCTCACGCCTGTTCCGCGACGAGACCACGCACGGCATGGCACAGCTCGACGCGATCCAGCGAGAGTTCGAGTCGGAGAGCCTCGGCTCGTTCAAGACCGATCTCATCGACGCCCTGCAGTCCAGCGGCTACTACATCAACGACTACGGCATGGACAACGTCCTGCTGCACATCGCGATCGCGGCTGACCGTGCGGGCAAGGGGACTCCTGTCGAAACGGAGGGGCGCGCGACAGGCGCCGACACCGAACTGCGCGGCATTGTGCGCGATCTGGCTCGCACGCACTTCGCCGAGCCTCTCGGTGAGTCAGATATCGGCTACATTGCCTACCTGCTCTCGACCCGCGCCGTCGCTCCGCGGCCCGATGCCGACACCGTCGCGCCCTCGGAGTATTTCACGCCGGACGAATTCGCGACCGTGCGGGCGATCGCGGAGCGGGCAGGCGACGAGTACCTCGTCGACCTCACCGACGTGGACTTTCTGACCCGGCTCACGGTGCACGTCAGCAACCTGCTGGAGCGTGCAGAAGATCAGACGTACTCGCGCAATCCGCTGACCAAGTCGATAAAGACGGCGTACCCCATGATCTACGAGCTCGCCGTGTTCATCGCGAGCGGGCTGCACGATGCCCGTGGCATCGACGTGAATGACGACGAGATCGCGTACATCGCCATGCACATCGGAGCGCACCTTCAGCAGCAGACGCGGCGCGACGATGCGGCGACGTGCATTGTCGTGTGCCCGAACTACTACGACCTTCAGGCGATGCTCGCCGACCGTGTCGTGCAGGCGCTCGGTGACGCGCTCACCGTCACCCGGGTCGTCACGCGCACCGACGTGCCGTGGGACCATCTCGACGCCGATCTCGTGCTCACGACGATCGAGCCGCCCGTTCCCGCCGAGAACATCGTGCGCATTCAGCCGTTCCTCAGTCCGGCAGACGTCGACCGGGTGCGCGTGGCGCTGAGCCGCGTACGGCGGCAGGTCCGGCGTGCGGCGATTCGCGATCAGCTGCTGCGATATCTCGACGAGCGCCTGTTTCTTCGCGACGTCGATGTGGAGGGCGAAGAGGCGATGATCCGGCTGCTCGGTGAGCGGATGCTGCAACTCGACGTGATCGACGAACGGTACATCGATGCCGCGATCGAGCGGGAGCGCATGTCGTCGACGGCGTTCACCGACACACTCGCGGTGCCGCACGCCATGGAGATGACGGCGAGCCGCACGTCAATCGCGATCGCCGTGAACGAGCGCAGCATGCCGTGGGGCGACGGACGCGTCAATGTCGTCGCGCTCATCGCGTTCAGCGCCGACGGCCGCGCGCAGTTTCAAGAGGTCTTCGATCAGTTCGTCGAAGTGTTCTCCGAGCGCGACGACGTCGCGAGCATCATTCGCGGTGGACGCACATTCGGGTCATTCATCGACGAACTCGTGCGCACCATGGACAGCTGA
- a CDS encoding aminotransferase class IV has protein sequence MSVVFVITPHDRSAPAPDFDALLTRVDPNDAVLSVFDAGVARGDGVFETIGVNAGSARKPRSHLDRLAASARIMDLPEPDAEQWMHAIERVAGLLDPARGGVIRLVMTRGTGDGRPTCWITGEETPPEVREREHGVRVVLLDRGWPIDIAERAPWMLAGAKTLSYAPNMAALREARRRGADDVVFTSLEGYALEGPTSSLIVRTGTMLVTPTSGDGNLPGTTQRELFGWAEQNGFSTQSRRVRADEVRQADAAWLASSVRLVVPIIAIDDRTMQVDEGLTRRMNEHLLALG, from the coding sequence ATGAGCGTCGTGTTCGTGATCACCCCGCATGACCGGTCAGCGCCTGCCCCTGACTTCGATGCGCTTCTGACCCGCGTCGACCCGAATGACGCGGTTCTCAGCGTCTTCGACGCGGGCGTCGCGCGCGGCGACGGCGTCTTCGAGACGATCGGCGTGAACGCCGGCAGCGCGCGCAAACCCCGATCGCACCTCGACAGGCTCGCAGCATCCGCTCGCATCATGGATCTGCCCGAGCCCGACGCCGAGCAGTGGATGCACGCGATCGAACGCGTCGCCGGGCTGCTCGACCCCGCCCGCGGGGGCGTGATCCGGCTCGTCATGACGCGGGGCACTGGTGACGGGCGACCGACGTGCTGGATCACGGGAGAGGAGACCCCGCCCGAGGTGCGCGAGCGCGAGCATGGGGTGCGTGTCGTGCTGCTCGACCGGGGCTGGCCCATCGACATCGCAGAGAGAGCTCCATGGATGCTGGCCGGCGCGAAGACGCTCTCGTACGCGCCGAACATGGCGGCGCTGCGCGAGGCGCGGCGCCGCGGCGCCGACGACGTCGTCTTCACGTCGCTCGAGGGCTACGCGCTCGAGGGACCGACGTCGTCGCTCATCGTCCGTACGGGAACGATGCTCGTGACGCCGACGTCTGGCGATGGCAACCTGCCGGGCACGACGCAGCGCGAGCTTTTCGGCTGGGCCGAGCAGAACGGTTTCAGCACGCAGTCACGTCGAGTGCGCGCCGACGAGGTGCGGCAGGCCGACGCGGCATGGCTGGCGTCGAGCGTGCGGCTCGTCGTGCCCATCATAGCGATCGACGACCGGACGATGCAGGTCGACGAGGGACTCACGCGGCGCATGAACGAGCATCTGCTGGCGCTCGGCTGA